CGGACGAACGGATTGGCGCCACGGTGCCCGGCCGGCGCGAACCGGGCGGCGGCGACGGCCCGCTCCGCGTCGGCGAGTGAGGCGATCTGCGGCACCAGGACGCCGTCCGCCCCGAGATCCAGCGCGGCGCCGATCGCCTGCGCGTCGTTGCTCGCGACCCGGACCAGCGCCGGCAGGTCGCGGGACCGCGCGGCGACGACGAGCTGAGCCAGCTGCGGCAGCCCGAGCGGCCCGTGCTCGGCGTCGAGGATGACCGTGTCGAAACCGGCGAGGGCGATCAGTTCGACCACCTCGGTGGCGTCGAGCAGGGCGAACGTCGCCAGTTTGGTGCGGCGAGCCATGGAAGTCCTCCCAGGTGAGTCAGCCGCGGCCGAAGAGGGGCATCGCGGTGGCCATGATGGTGATGAAGGGGATGTTGGCTTGGAGGGGAAGGCCGGCCATGTGCACGACCGTCCGGGCGACCTCCTCGGCGTCGAAAGTGGGTTCGGCGGCGCGGGTGTCGTCGGCCTGCCGGGTGCCGGCGGCGATGGTCCGGGTCATCGGGGTGTGTGCGTTGCCGATGTCGATCTGGCCGCAGGCGATGTCGTGGCGGCGGCCTTCGAGCGCCAACGCCTTCGTGAGCCCGGTGATCGCGTGCTTGGTCGCGGTGTAGGCGACGGTGTGCGGCCGGGGCACCTGCGCGGACACGGACCCGTTGTTGATGATCCGCCCACCGCGGGGCCGCTGGCGCAGCATCAGCCGGTAGGCGGCCTGCGCGCACAGGAACGCGCCGGTGAGGTTGGTGTCGACGGTGGCCGTCCAGTCCTGTTCGGACACCTCCTCCACCGGCTGCGCGGGCCCGGTCACGCCCGCGTTGTTGAACAACAGGCCGAGCGGTCCAAGGTGGTGGCGGGCCTGGTCGAACAGCGCCCCGACCGACGCCGCGTCCCGGACGTCGACGGGCACGAC
The sequence above is a segment of the Amycolatopsis viridis genome. Coding sequences within it:
- a CDS encoding SDR family oxidoreductase encodes the protein MTTTTHAPKTAVVTGAGSGIGRAVAHALLRDGYHVVLAGRNEAHLHDTAADATGPGAATVVPVDVRDAASVGALFDQARHHLGPLGLLFNNAGVTGPAQPVEEVSEQDWTATVDTNLTGAFLCAQAAYRLMLRQRPRGGRIINNGSVSAQVPRPHTVAYTATKHAITGLTKALALEGRRHDIACGQIDIGNAHTPMTRTIAAGTRQADDTRAAEPTFDAEEVARTVVHMAGLPLQANIPFITIMATAMPLFGRG